A single region of the Cronobacter condimenti 1330 genome encodes:
- a CDS encoding MerR family transcriptional regulator, whose protein sequence is MLLQVGELAKRTGVTVRTLHHYESLGLLIPSGRTAAGYRLYNRDDIQRLHHIQALTRMGLSLTQVRECLESGSVTLPEVIETQIAMLNAQLTRTVILRDRLVALREGLLAGDEPDLQEWLNTLELMTMFEKWFSPDELKQLPFAEHNTAREAQWTVLVGEVKEAMRQGVSVTDPSAQALATRWMETLERDTAGNPAFLTRLNEMHAAEPAMRDQTGITPDIIDWVTHAFAESKLAIYQRYLTPEEFAFTRAHYFDRMMEWPPLVAKLHAAVETKCDPASKEARGLAAHWLTLFESFAGRNPQTQQKFREAMRHEPHLTKGTWMTPDVLSWLQQALGALMQAQGGAPAR, encoded by the coding sequence ATGTTGCTACAGGTGGGTGAACTTGCAAAACGAACCGGCGTTACGGTTCGCACATTACACCACTATGAAAGCCTCGGCCTGCTCATTCCCTCTGGACGCACCGCTGCCGGGTATCGGCTCTATAACCGCGACGATATTCAGCGCCTGCATCATATTCAGGCGTTAACGCGAATGGGGCTTAGCCTTACGCAGGTGCGTGAGTGCCTGGAGAGCGGCAGCGTCACGCTGCCAGAGGTCATCGAGACGCAAATCGCCATGCTTAACGCGCAGCTGACACGCACTGTTATCCTGCGCGACAGGCTGGTGGCGTTGCGTGAAGGGCTGCTGGCAGGCGACGAGCCGGATCTTCAGGAATGGCTGAACACACTGGAGCTTATGACGATGTTTGAGAAATGGTTTTCGCCGGATGAACTAAAACAACTGCCATTCGCGGAGCACAATACCGCTCGTGAGGCGCAGTGGACGGTGCTGGTGGGCGAGGTAAAAGAAGCGATGCGCCAGGGCGTGTCGGTAACCGACCCGTCCGCGCAGGCGCTCGCCACGCGCTGGATGGAAACGCTGGAGCGAGACACCGCAGGCAACCCGGCATTTCTGACGCGCCTTAACGAGATGCACGCCGCCGAGCCCGCCATGCGTGATCAGACCGGCATCACGCCGGACATTATCGACTGGGTCACGCACGCCTTTGCCGAAAGCAAACTGGCGATTTACCAACGCTACCTCACGCCAGAGGAGTTTGCGTTTACGCGTGCGCACTACTTTGACCGCATGATGGAGTGGCCGCCGCTGGTGGCGAAGCTGCACGCGGCAGTCGAGACGAAATGCGACCCGGCCAGCAAGGAAGCGCGCGGTCTTGCCGCACACTGGTTGACGTTGTTTGAATCGTTTGCCGGGCGTAACCCGCAAACGCAGCAGAAATTTCGGGAGGCGATGCGCCACGAGCCGCACCTGACGAAGGGCACCTGGATGACGCCTGATGTGCTCAGCTGGTTACAGCAGGCGTTAGGGGCACTCATGCAGGCGCAAGGCGGCGCGCCTGCGCGTTAA
- the dauA gene encoding C4-dicarboxylic acid transporter DauA, with protein sequence MNTQYLSQILPFRALVEACWREKYTVSRLSRDLIAGITVGIIAIPLAMALAIGSGVPPQYGLYTSAVAGIIIALSGGSRFSVSGPTAAFVVILYPVAQQFGLAGLLVATLLSGVFLVLFGLARFGRLIEYIPLPVTLGFTSGIGITIATMQIKDFFGLEMAHVPEHYLPKVAALAMALPGVNPGDAAIGIVTLGVLVLWPRLGIRLPGHLPALLAGCAVMGVVHLLGGNVATIGSRFHYLLADGTQGSGIPPLLPQLMLPWDLPGSTFTLSLDSLRALLPAAFSMAMLGAIESLLCAVVLDGMTGTRHNANSELIGQGLGNLIAPFFGGITATAAIARSAANVRAGATSPVAAVFHALLVLLALLALAPLLSWLPLSAMAALLLMVAWNMSEAHKVIGLLRRAPQDDIIVMLICMSLTVLFDMVIAISVGVVLASLLFMRRVARMTRLAPLNVSVPDDVLAVRVTGPLFFAAAEGIFTPLLAQAEGKRIIVMQWDAVPVLDAGGLDALQRFIERLPEGCELRLCHLEFQPLRTLARAGVQPIPGRLAFFPDRDAALAAS encoded by the coding sequence GTGAACACGCAATATCTCTCACAAATTCTTCCTTTCCGCGCGCTGGTAGAGGCCTGCTGGCGTGAAAAATATACCGTTTCCCGGCTGAGCCGCGATCTGATTGCTGGCATTACGGTTGGCATTATCGCCATCCCGCTCGCGATGGCGCTCGCCATCGGCAGCGGCGTGCCGCCGCAGTACGGGTTATACACCTCTGCGGTAGCAGGTATCATTATTGCGCTCAGCGGCGGCTCGCGCTTTAGCGTTTCCGGGCCGACCGCCGCGTTTGTGGTCATTCTCTACCCCGTCGCCCAGCAATTTGGCCTGGCAGGATTACTGGTCGCAACGCTCCTTTCCGGTGTCTTTCTGGTACTGTTTGGTCTGGCCCGGTTTGGGCGACTAATTGAATACATTCCGCTACCGGTCACGCTCGGCTTTACCTCGGGCATCGGCATCACGATTGCCACCATGCAAATCAAAGATTTTTTCGGGCTCGAAATGGCGCACGTCCCGGAGCACTACCTGCCGAAAGTCGCGGCGCTGGCGATGGCCCTGCCAGGCGTTAATCCGGGCGACGCGGCGATCGGCATTGTGACGCTCGGTGTGCTGGTGCTCTGGCCGCGCCTGGGCATTCGCCTGCCTGGGCATTTGCCTGCGCTGCTGGCTGGCTGCGCCGTAATGGGCGTGGTGCATTTGCTGGGCGGTAATGTGGCGACAATCGGCTCGCGTTTTCATTATCTGCTCGCAGATGGCACCCAGGGCAGCGGTATTCCACCGCTGCTGCCCCAACTGATGTTGCCCTGGGATCTGCCGGGGTCGACCTTTACGCTAAGCCTGGATTCACTGCGCGCGCTGCTGCCGGCGGCGTTTTCTATGGCAATGCTTGGCGCTATAGAATCGCTGCTCTGCGCGGTGGTGCTGGACGGTATGACCGGCACGCGGCATAACGCGAACAGCGAGCTTATCGGCCAGGGGCTTGGCAACCTGATTGCGCCGTTCTTCGGCGGCATTACCGCCACCGCCGCGATTGCCCGTTCGGCCGCTAACGTGCGCGCCGGGGCCACCTCGCCTGTTGCCGCTGTGTTTCACGCGCTGCTGGTGTTGCTGGCGCTACTGGCGCTCGCCCCGCTGCTCTCATGGCTGCCGCTCTCGGCGATGGCCGCGCTGCTGTTGATGGTGGCATGGAACATGAGCGAAGCGCATAAGGTCATCGGTCTGCTGCGCCGTGCGCCACAGGACGACATTATCGTGATGCTCATTTGTATGTCGCTCACTGTGCTGTTTGATATGGTGATTGCTATCAGCGTCGGCGTGGTGCTGGCCTCGCTGCTGTTTATGCGTCGGGTGGCACGAATGACGCGTCTTGCGCCCCTTAACGTCAGCGTGCCGGACGACGTGCTGGCCGTTCGGGTGACCGGGCCGCTGTTTTTCGCGGCAGCGGAAGGGATTTTTACGCCGTTGCTGGCGCAGGCTGAGGGTAAACGGATCATTGTGATGCAATGGGATGCCGTGCCGGTACTGGACGCGGGCGGCCTGGATGCCCTGCAGCGCTTTATCGAACGCCTGCCGGAGGGCTGCGAACTGCGACTGTGTCATCTTGAATTTCAGCCACTGCGCACCCTGGCGCGCGCAGGCGTGCAGCCCATCCCTGGGCGTCTTGCCTTCTTCCCGGACCGAGACGCGGCCTTAGCCGCGTCGTAA
- the prfA gene encoding peptide chain release factor 1, whose amino-acid sequence MKPSIVAKLEALQERHEEVQALLGDAGTLADQERFRALSREYAQLSDVSRCFLEWRQVQEDMETARLMLSDPEMRDMAQDELLEAKEKSEALEQQLQLLLLPKDPDDERNAFLEVRAGTGGDEAALFAGDLFRMYSRYAESRRWRVEIMSASEGEHGGYKEVIAKISGDGAYGRLKFESGGHRVQRVPATESQGRIHTSACTVAVMPELPEAELPDINPADLRIDTFRSSGAGGQHVNTTDSAIRITHLPTGIVVECQDERSQHKNKAKALAVLGARIHAAEAAKRQQAEASTRRNLLGSGDRSDRNRTYNFPQGRVTDHRINLTLYRLDEVMEGKLDALIEPIIQEHQADQLAALAEQD is encoded by the coding sequence ATGAAGCCTTCTATCGTTGCCAAACTGGAAGCCTTGCAGGAGCGTCATGAAGAAGTTCAGGCTCTGCTGGGCGATGCGGGTACGCTTGCCGATCAGGAGCGTTTTCGCGCCCTGTCGCGCGAATATGCCCAGCTGAGCGACGTTTCGCGCTGTTTCCTTGAATGGCGCCAGGTCCAGGAAGACATGGAAACCGCACGCTTAATGTTAAGCGATCCGGAAATGCGCGACATGGCGCAGGACGAACTGCTGGAGGCGAAGGAAAAAAGCGAAGCGCTGGAGCAGCAGCTTCAGCTCCTGTTGCTGCCAAAAGATCCTGACGACGAACGCAACGCGTTTCTTGAGGTGCGTGCCGGTACTGGCGGCGATGAAGCCGCGCTGTTCGCAGGCGATCTCTTCCGTATGTACAGCCGATACGCTGAATCGCGCCGCTGGCGCGTAGAAATCATGAGCGCCAGCGAAGGCGAGCATGGTGGTTATAAAGAGGTCATCGCCAAAATCAGCGGCGATGGCGCTTATGGGCGTCTTAAGTTTGAATCCGGCGGCCATCGCGTACAGCGTGTACCGGCCACCGAATCCCAGGGCCGCATCCACACCTCTGCCTGCACCGTGGCGGTGATGCCGGAGCTGCCGGAAGCGGAGCTGCCGGATATCAACCCGGCGGATCTGCGTATCGACACCTTCCGCTCCTCCGGCGCAGGCGGTCAGCACGTTAACACCACTGACTCGGCGATTCGTATCACCCACCTGCCGACCGGCATTGTGGTGGAGTGTCAGGATGAGCGCTCGCAGCATAAGAACAAAGCTAAAGCGCTGGCGGTGCTGGGGGCGCGGATTCACGCCGCTGAAGCGGCGAAGCGGCAGCAGGCGGAAGCCTCCACGCGTCGCAACTTGCTGGGAAGCGGCGATCGCTCCGATCGCAACCGCACGTACAACTTCCCGCAGGGCCGCGTAACCGATCACCGCATCAACCTGACGCTTTACCGTCTCGACGAAGTGATGGAAGGCAAGCTGGACGCGCTCATCGAGCCGATTATCCAGGAGCATCAGGCCGATCAACTGGCGGCGCTGGCCGAGCAGGATTGA
- the ychH gene encoding stress-induced protein YchH translates to MKRKNASLLGNFLMGLGLVVMVVGVGYSILNQLPQLNLPQFFAHGAILSIFVGAVLWLAGARIGGHEQVCDRYWWVRHYDKRCKRNHHSS, encoded by the coding sequence GTGAAACGCAAAAACGCTTCGTTACTCGGCAATTTTCTGATGGGGCTTGGGTTAGTCGTTATGGTAGTCGGCGTGGGGTATTCGATTCTCAACCAGTTGCCGCAGCTTAACCTGCCACAGTTTTTTGCGCATGGCGCCATCTTAAGTATTTTCGTCGGTGCCGTGCTGTGGCTTGCAGGTGCCCGTATTGGCGGGCATGAGCAGGTCTGTGACCGCTACTGGTGGGTACGCCACTATGACAAGCGCTGCAAACGAAATCATCACTCCAGTTAA
- the pth gene encoding aminoacyl-tRNA hydrolase, with amino-acid sequence MTIKLIVGLANPGAEYAATRHNAGAWYVDLLTDRFRAPLKEESKFFGYTSRINISGNDVRLLVPTTFMNLSGKAVAAMATFYRIAPDEILVAHDELDLPPGIAKFKLGGGHGGHNGLKDIISKLGNNPNFHRLRVGIGHPGDKNKVVGFVLGKPPVSEQKLIDEAVDEAARCTEIWLQDGLTKATNRLHSFKAQ; translated from the coding sequence GTGACAATTAAACTGATTGTGGGGCTTGCCAACCCGGGCGCCGAATATGCCGCGACTCGCCACAACGCAGGTGCCTGGTATGTGGATTTGCTGACGGACCGCTTTCGCGCCCCGCTCAAAGAGGAGTCGAAATTTTTCGGTTATACCTCGCGCATCAATATCAGCGGCAACGACGTGCGCCTGCTTGTCCCCACCACTTTTATGAATCTGAGCGGCAAAGCTGTTGCGGCGATGGCCACGTTTTACCGCATCGCGCCGGATGAAATTCTGGTAGCGCACGATGAGCTGGATCTGCCGCCAGGTATTGCAAAGTTCAAGCTCGGTGGCGGCCACGGCGGTCATAACGGCCTGAAAGATATCATCAGCAAGCTTGGTAATAACCCGAATTTTCACCGTTTACGCGTTGGTATCGGTCATCCGGGTGATAAAAACAAAGTTGTCGGGTTTGTGCTTGGCAAACCACCGGTCAGCGAACAAAAGCTGATTGACGAGGCGGTGGACGAAGCGGCGCGCTGCACCGAAATCTGGCTCCAGGACGGCTTAACCAAAGCGACTAATCGGCTGCACAGTTTCAAAGCGCAATAA
- the prmC gene encoding peptide chain release factor N(5)-glutamine methyltransferase, translating into MEYQQWLKEAIHRLHDSESPRRDAEILLGFVTGRPRTFILAFGETLLTDDERQRLDTLLARRAKGEPVAYLIGQREFWSLPLEVSPATLIPRPDTECLVEQALARLPSTPCRILDLGTGTGAIALALASERPDCHVTALDVIPDAVALARRNAQRLGIDNITVLQSHWFSALTEARFSLIVSNPPYIDAEDPHLAQGDVRFEPTSALVAQKGGLADLDTLITDARRFLENDGVLLLEHGWQQGGAVRALFERAGYERIETCRDYGDNERLTLGHYRNTQE; encoded by the coding sequence ATGGAGTATCAGCAGTGGCTTAAAGAGGCCATCCACCGTCTCCATGATAGCGAATCGCCGCGCCGCGACGCGGAAATCCTGCTGGGCTTCGTGACCGGCAGGCCCCGCACGTTTATCCTCGCCTTTGGCGAAACGTTGCTGACTGATGATGAACGTCAACGGCTCGATACTCTGCTGGCGCGCCGCGCCAAGGGCGAGCCGGTGGCGTATCTTATCGGCCAGCGCGAGTTCTGGTCGTTGCCGCTTGAGGTGTCACCGGCAACGCTTATTCCCCGTCCCGATACGGAATGTCTGGTGGAGCAGGCGCTGGCGCGTTTGCCGTCGACGCCGTGTCGCATTCTCGATCTCGGCACTGGCACCGGCGCGATTGCGCTGGCGCTCGCCTCGGAACGCCCCGACTGCCATGTCACGGCACTGGATGTCATCCCCGACGCCGTAGCGCTTGCCAGACGCAACGCGCAGCGGCTTGGCATCGATAACATCACGGTTTTACAAAGCCACTGGTTTTCCGCGCTGACGGAGGCGCGTTTTTCGCTTATCGTCAGCAATCCCCCGTATATTGATGCTGAAGATCCGCATCTGGCGCAGGGGGACGTGCGCTTTGAGCCGACAAGCGCCCTTGTGGCGCAAAAAGGCGGGCTTGCGGATCTCGATACGCTGATTACCGACGCGCGCCGCTTTCTTGAAAACGACGGTGTCTTATTATTAGAACATGGCTGGCAACAGGGCGGCGCGGTACGCGCGTTATTCGAGCGCGCAGGTTATGAGCGCATAGAAACCTGCCGGGACTACGGCGACAACGAACGTTTGACGCTGGGACATTATCGCAACACACAGGAGTAG
- the lolB gene encoding lipoprotein insertase outer membrane protein LolB, which yields MAISSVRFWSLAPLASLVLTACVSHAPQGPGKSPDSPEWRQHQQQVQNLAQFQTRGAFAYLSDQQKVYARFFWQQTGKENYRLLLTNPLGSTELELNAKPGAVELMDNKGQHYQATDAEEMIGKLTGMPIPLNSLRQWIVGLPGDATDYSLDEQYRLREVNYTQNGKTWKVTYGGYDTKTQPAMPSNLELREGDQRIKLKMDNWIVK from the coding sequence ATGGCGATTTCTTCTGTGCGTTTTTGGTCTCTCGCCCCGCTGGCGAGCCTGGTGCTGACCGCCTGTGTCAGTCATGCCCCGCAAGGTCCGGGTAAAAGCCCCGATTCCCCCGAGTGGCGACAGCATCAACAACAGGTGCAAAACCTCGCCCAGTTCCAGACCCGCGGCGCCTTCGCCTATCTTTCCGACCAGCAGAAAGTCTACGCGCGCTTTTTCTGGCAGCAGACCGGTAAAGAGAATTACCGCCTGCTGTTAACTAACCCGCTTGGCAGCACCGAACTTGAGCTGAACGCGAAGCCGGGCGCGGTAGAACTGATGGATAACAAAGGTCAGCACTATCAGGCAACCGACGCCGAGGAGATGATAGGCAAGTTGACAGGTATGCCTATCCCGCTCAACAGCCTGCGCCAGTGGATTGTCGGCCTGCCGGGCGATGCCACCGACTATTCGCTGGACGAGCAGTATCGCCTGCGTGAGGTGAATTACACCCAGAATGGTAAGACCTGGAAGGTCACTTACGGCGGTTATGACACCAAAACCCAGCCGGCCATGCCGTCGAACCTGGAGCTGCGCGAAGGCGATCAGCGCATCAAGCTAAAAATGGATAACTGGATTGTGAAATAA
- the hemA gene encoding glutamyl-tRNA reductase yields MTLLALGINHKTAPVSLRERVTFSPDTLDQALESLLSQPMVQGGVVLSTCNRTELYLSVEEQDNLHDKLVRWLCDYHHLDEAEVRNSLYWHHDNDAVSHLMRVASGLDSLVLGEPQILGQVKKAFADSGRGHANASDLERMFQKSFSVAKRVRTETDIGASAVSVAFAACTLARQIFESLSTVTVMLVGAGETIELAARHLREHNVQKMIIANRTRERAQRLADEVGAEVIGLGEIDERLKDADIIISSTASPLPIIGKGMMERALKARRNQPMLLVDIAVPRDVEPEVGKLANAYLYSVDDLQSIIQHNLAQRKAAAVQAESIVEQEASEFMAWLRAQSVSETIRDYRAQAEQVREELTSKALAALRTGGDAEAIMQDLARKLTNRLIHTPTKSLQQAARDGDDERLHILRNSLGLE; encoded by the coding sequence ATGACCCTGTTAGCTCTCGGCATCAACCACAAAACGGCTCCTGTTTCGCTGCGAGAACGCGTAACGTTTTCGCCGGATACGCTCGACCAGGCGTTGGAAAGCCTGCTGTCGCAGCCTATGGTGCAGGGCGGAGTGGTGCTGTCGACATGCAACCGTACAGAGCTTTACCTGAGCGTTGAAGAGCAAGACAACCTGCACGACAAACTCGTTCGCTGGCTGTGCGACTACCACCATCTTGACGAAGCGGAAGTGCGCAATAGTCTGTACTGGCATCACGATAACGATGCCGTCAGCCATTTGATGCGCGTGGCAAGCGGACTTGATTCGCTGGTATTGGGCGAGCCGCAAATTCTGGGCCAGGTGAAAAAAGCCTTCGCCGACTCCGGGCGCGGCCATGCCAATGCGAGCGACCTTGAACGCATGTTCCAGAAGTCGTTCTCCGTCGCCAAACGTGTTCGCACGGAAACGGATATCGGGGCCAGCGCGGTCTCAGTCGCCTTCGCCGCCTGTACGCTGGCGCGTCAGATTTTCGAATCGCTCTCAACCGTCACCGTCATGCTGGTCGGGGCGGGCGAGACTATCGAACTGGCGGCACGACACCTTCGCGAACACAACGTCCAAAAAATGATTATCGCCAACCGTACCCGCGAGCGCGCCCAGCGCCTGGCAGATGAAGTCGGGGCGGAGGTCATTGGTCTTGGCGAGATAGACGAACGCCTTAAAGACGCCGATATCATCATCAGCTCCACTGCAAGTCCGCTGCCTATCATCGGCAAAGGGATGATGGAGCGTGCGCTGAAAGCGCGCCGCAACCAGCCGATGCTGCTGGTGGATATTGCGGTGCCGCGCGATGTTGAGCCGGAAGTCGGCAAACTGGCCAACGCCTATCTTTATAGCGTCGACGATCTCCAGAGCATCATTCAGCACAACCTGGCGCAGCGTAAAGCCGCGGCGGTGCAGGCGGAGTCTATCGTCGAGCAGGAAGCGAGCGAATTTATGGCCTGGTTGCGCGCCCAGAGCGTCAGCGAGACCATCCGCGATTATCGCGCCCAGGCTGAGCAAGTACGTGAAGAACTCACCAGCAAAGCGCTGGCAGCACTGCGTACCGGCGGCGATGCCGAAGCCATCATGCAGGATCTGGCGCGCAAGCTGACCAACCGCCTGATCCACACCCCAACCAAATCTCTTCAGCAGGCTGCCCGTGACGGGGATGATGAACGCCTGCATATTCTGCGCAACAGCCTCGGGCTGGAGTAG
- the prs gene encoding ribose-phosphate diphosphokinase, whose translation MPDMKLFAGNATPELAQRIANRLYTSLGDAAVGRFSDGEVSVQINENVRGGDIFIIQSTCAPTNDNLMELVVMVDALRRASAGRITAVIPYFGYARQDRRVRSARVPITAKVVADFLSSVGVDRVLTVDLHAEQIQGFFDVPVDNVFGSPILLEDMLQQNLDNPIVVSPDIGGVVRARAIAKLLNDTDMAIIDKRRPRANVSQVMHIIGDVAGRDCVLVDDMIDTGGTLCKAAEALKERGAKRVFAYATHPIFSGNAINNLRNSVIDEVVVCDTIPLAEEIKALPNVRTLTLSGMLAEAIRRISNEESISAMFEH comes from the coding sequence GTGCCTGATATGAAGCTTTTTGCTGGTAACGCCACCCCGGAACTAGCACAACGTATTGCCAACCGCCTGTACACTTCCCTCGGCGACGCTGCTGTCGGTCGCTTTAGCGACGGCGAAGTCAGCGTACAAATTAATGAAAATGTACGCGGTGGTGATATTTTCATCATCCAGTCCACTTGTGCCCCTACCAACGACAACCTGATGGAATTGGTTGTGATGGTTGACGCCCTGCGCCGCGCTTCCGCAGGTCGTATTACCGCTGTTATCCCCTACTTTGGTTATGCCCGTCAGGACCGTCGCGTGCGTTCCGCGCGTGTGCCTATCACCGCGAAAGTGGTGGCGGATTTCCTCTCAAGCGTTGGGGTTGACCGCGTTCTCACTGTGGACCTGCACGCAGAACAGATTCAGGGCTTCTTCGATGTGCCGGTAGACAACGTATTCGGCAGCCCGATTCTGCTGGAAGATATGCTGCAGCAGAACCTGGACAACCCGATTGTCGTTTCGCCGGACATCGGCGGCGTCGTACGCGCTCGTGCTATCGCGAAGCTGCTTAACGATACCGACATGGCAATCATCGACAAGCGCCGTCCGCGCGCTAACGTCTCCCAGGTGATGCATATCATCGGTGACGTAGCCGGTCGCGACTGTGTGCTGGTTGACGACATGATAGACACCGGCGGCACGCTGTGCAAAGCGGCAGAAGCGCTGAAAGAACGCGGCGCTAAACGCGTTTTCGCTTACGCCACTCACCCGATCTTCTCTGGCAATGCCATTAACAACCTGCGCAATTCGGTCATTGACGAAGTGGTTGTCTGCGACACGATCCCGCTCGCTGAAGAGATCAAGGCGCTGCCAAACGTGCGTACCCTCACCCTCTCCGGCATGCTGGCCGAGGCGATTCGTCGTATCAGCAACGAAGAATCTATCTCTGCCATGTTCGAGCATTAA
- the sirB1 gene encoding invasion regulator SirB1: MKSLANFQFNNAPLCDGMILVSQHIRDDFPAQDVYDQLESLVRLAREEICEGSHQDSQLERLLELFYGEWGFSDARGVYRLSDALWLDKVLKNRQGSAVSLGAILLWIAGRLEIPLMPVIFPTQLILRADWMDGEMWLINPFNGETLDEHTLEVWLKGNISPVAELYMDDLEESEHILVIRKLLDTLKSALMEERQMELALRASEALLEFNPEDPYEIRDRGLIYAQLDCEHVALNDLSYFVEQCPEDPISEMIRAQINSISHKQITLH; encoded by the coding sequence ATGAAGTCGTTGGCCAATTTCCAGTTTAACAACGCGCCGCTCTGTGACGGCATGATTCTGGTATCACAGCATATTCGTGACGATTTTCCGGCGCAGGACGTTTACGACCAACTGGAGAGCCTGGTGAGGCTCGCGCGTGAAGAGATCTGCGAAGGTTCGCATCAGGACAGCCAGCTGGAGCGCCTGCTTGAGCTTTTTTACGGGGAGTGGGGGTTTAGCGACGCGCGCGGCGTCTACCGCCTCTCTGATGCACTGTGGCTGGATAAAGTGTTGAAAAACCGCCAGGGCAGCGCCGTATCGCTCGGGGCCATTCTGTTGTGGATTGCCGGTCGTCTTGAAATTCCCCTCATGCCAGTGATTTTCCCGACGCAGCTTATTTTGCGCGCCGACTGGATGGATGGCGAAATGTGGCTCATCAATCCGTTCAACGGCGAGACGCTCGACGAACATACGCTTGAAGTGTGGCTGAAAGGCAATATCAGCCCGGTCGCCGAGCTCTATATGGACGATCTTGAAGAGTCCGAACATATTCTGGTTATCCGCAAGCTGCTCGACACCCTGAAATCCGCCTTGATGGAAGAGCGGCAGATGGAACTGGCGCTGCGCGCCAGCGAAGCGCTGCTGGAGTTTAACCCGGAAGACCCGTATGAAATCCGCGACCGCGGACTGATTTATGCTCAGCTGGATTGCGAGCACGTAGCGCTTAATGATTTAAGCTATTTTGTGGAGCAGTGCCCTGAAGATCCGATTAGCGAGATGATTCGGGCGCAGATTAACTCTATTTCGCACAAGCAGATTACCCTGCACTAA
- the ispE gene encoding 4-(cytidine 5'-diphospho)-2-C-methyl-D-erythritol kinase — protein sequence MMTRWPSPAKLNLFLYITGRRDDGYHNLQTLFQFLNYGDTVLITPRQDGALRLVTPVDGVSEENNLIMRAAHLLRDYARETHRLPQEAGADLGVEKRLPMGGGLGGGSSNAATVLVALNHLWQTGLSEDELARLGVQLGADVPVFVRGRAAFAEGVGELLTPASPPEKWYLVAHPGVSIPTPVIFQDPELTRDTPVRSMDTLLKCEFGNDCEHIARKRFREVDAALSWLLEYAPSRLTGTGACVFAEFDTESEARRVLEKAPEWLKGFVARGVNHSPLQQAIAGQIEYW from the coding sequence ATAATGACCCGTTGGCCCTCCCCGGCGAAGCTTAATCTTTTCTTATATATTACGGGCCGTCGCGATGACGGCTACCATAACCTGCAGACGCTGTTTCAGTTTCTCAACTATGGCGACACGGTGCTGATTACGCCGCGTCAGGACGGCGCGCTGCGGCTGGTGACGCCCGTCGACGGTGTGTCGGAGGAGAATAATCTCATCATGCGCGCGGCGCATTTGCTAAGGGATTACGCCCGCGAGACGCATCGTCTGCCGCAAGAGGCTGGCGCGGATCTGGGTGTGGAAAAACGTCTGCCGATGGGCGGCGGGCTTGGCGGTGGTTCATCTAACGCGGCGACGGTGCTCGTGGCGCTTAATCATCTCTGGCAGACCGGGCTTAGCGAAGATGAACTGGCGCGTTTAGGCGTACAACTTGGCGCCGATGTGCCTGTGTTTGTACGTGGGCGTGCGGCGTTTGCCGAAGGTGTCGGCGAGCTGCTGACACCCGCCAGCCCGCCGGAGAAATGGTATCTTGTGGCGCATCCTGGCGTCAGTATTCCTACGCCAGTTATCTTTCAGGATCCTGAGCTCACCCGCGATACGCCCGTGCGGTCAATGGACACGTTATTGAAATGTGAATTTGGCAACGATTGCGAGCATATCGCAAGAAAACGTTTTCGTGAGGTTGATGCCGCGCTTTCCTGGCTGTTAGAATACGCGCCGTCGCGCCTGACCGGCACCGGAGCTTGTGTGTTTGCTGAATTTGACACCGAATCCGAGGCCCGCCGGGTGCTTGAGAAAGCCCCGGAATGGCTTAAGGGTTTTGTTGCGCGAGGTGTCAACCATTCTCCGCTACAGCAAGCCATCGCCGGGCAAATCGAGTACTGGTGA
- the sirB2 gene encoding invasion regulator SirB2, whose product MAAYFAVKHLHLLTVAISISLFILRYWWQYRGSAMSTKRWVRIVPHVNDTVLLGSGVALVLITHFYPFTPQGAWLTEKLFGVIIYIVLGFIALGRRPRSQQVRWIAFLLGLVVLYIIVKLATTKIPLLGLI is encoded by the coding sequence ATGGCCGCTTACTTTGCAGTAAAACATCTACATCTTCTGACGGTGGCAATCTCCATCAGTCTCTTTATTTTGCGTTACTGGTGGCAGTACCGCGGCTCGGCGATGTCGACAAAGCGCTGGGTGCGCATCGTGCCGCATGTCAATGATACCGTATTGCTGGGTAGCGGCGTGGCGCTGGTGCTCATTACGCACTTTTATCCGTTCACCCCACAAGGCGCGTGGCTGACTGAAAAACTCTTTGGCGTTATCATCTACATCGTTTTAGGCTTTATCGCGCTCGGGCGTCGCCCGCGCAGCCAGCAGGTCCGCTGGATTGCCTTCCTGCTTGGGCTGGTGGTGCTGTACATCATCGTGAAACTCGCCACCACAAAAATACCGCTATTGGGGTTGATATGA